Proteins from a genomic interval of Medicago truncatula cultivar Jemalong A17 chromosome 3, MtrunA17r5.0-ANR, whole genome shotgun sequence:
- the LOC11435403 gene encoding LOW QUALITY PROTEIN: thermospermine synthase ACAULIS5-like (The sequence of the model RefSeq protein was modified relative to this genomic sequence to represent the inferred CDS: deleted 1 base in 1 codon) produces the protein MGEAPKLLYINGFPKYGHDETDHHLITNNYDHDIPWYEEVIDDDLKWSFALNSVLHKGISDYQEIALLDTKRFGKALVIDGKMPSAEMDEFIYHECLIHPPLLCHPNPKRVFIMGGGEGSATRESLKHSISNRERVIMCDIDQEVVDFCKKYLITNREAFAHKKLDLVINDDKAELEKRKEKFDIIVGDLADPVEGGPCYQLYTKSFYENILKPKLNENDIFVTQAGPAGILTHREVFTSIYNTIKQVFKYVIVYTTHVPSFADTWGWVMASDQPLFIGSEEMDKRIKERINGELLYLTGDWFHSSTTMNKTLSQSLQNETHVYTEENARFIPGHGVAYRL, from the exons ATGGGTGAGGCTCCAAAGCTACTATACATTAATGGGTTCCCAAAGTATGGCCATGATGAAACAGATCACCACCTTATAACCAATAATTACGACCATGATATTCCTTGGTACGAGGAAGTTATCGATGATGATCTCAAATGGTCTTTTGCTTTGAACAG TGTGCTTCATAAAGGGATCAGTGATTACCAAGAGATAGCTCTTTTGGATACAAAGCGTTTTGGAAAG GCCCTAGTGATTGATGGAAAGATGCCGAGTGCTGAAATGGACGAATTCATTTATCATGAATGCTTGATTCATCCCCCTCTATTATGTCACCCCAA CCCCAAAAGAGTGTTTATAATGGGAGGAGGTGAAGGGTCTGCTACTAGGGAGTCCCTCAAGCATAGCATAAGT AATAGAGAGAGAGTCATCATGTGTGATATAGACCAG GAGGTGGTAGATTTCTGCAAAAAATACTTGATTACTAACAGGGAGGCCTTTGCTCACAAGAAGCTCGACCTTGTCATCAATGATGACAA GGCTGAGTTagagaaaaggaaagagaaatttGATATCATTGTTGGAGATTTGGCAGACCCAGTTGAAGGTGGACCTTGTTATCAACTTTATACAAAATCGTTCTATGAAAATATTCTGAAACCCAAGCTCAATGAGAATGACATTTTTGTGACTCAG GCTGGACCGGCAGGTATCTTGACACACAGGGAAGTCTTCACTTCTATATACAACACAATCAAACAAGTCTTTAAAT ATGTGATAGTATACACAACTCATGTACCATCTTTTGCTGATACTTGGGGATGGGTtatg GCTTCAGACCAACCATTATTCATTGGTTCTGAGGAAATGGACAAAAGAATCAAAGAAAGAATAAATGGAGAATTGCTCTATCTAACTGGTGACTGGTTCCACTCATCTACCACCATGAACAAGACTCTTTCGCAATC GCTTCAGAATGAAACTCATGTGTACACTGAAGAAAATGCTAGATTCATTCCTGGACACGGTGTGGCTTATCGTCTCTGA
- the LOC11421544 gene encoding NAD(P)H-quinone oxidoreductase subunit U, chloroplastic, with amino-acid sequence MALSSTTTTTICIQSNNIPSKLGFSANNVVFSVKLPRKLCIRSSSENSAGSTEVESESSIELPKESSSLISVLNVERALRGIPITDADHYGRLGLPKGCPYDMVPVAYNNKVRELESQGLEEDILNKKLELLRESYTIMSSPDERRMYDWSLSREDNTETYIWPFEVDVSVLQEGDPPPQEPEDVGPTRLVGYFLAGWILLAFVLSIGLNL; translated from the exons ATGGCCTtgtcctccaccaccaccactacaATTTGCATTCAAAGTAACAACATTCCAAGCAAACTAGGATTCTCAGCTAATAACGTTGTTTTTTCTGTGAAACTACCGCGTAAACTATGTATCAGAAGCTCTAGTGAAAACTCTGCAGGTTCAACAGAGGTTGAGTCAGAGAGTTCCATTGAACTTCCAAaagaatcatcttctttaaTTTCTGTTCTCAACGTAGAAAGAGCTCTCCGTGGCATAC CTATTACAGATGCAGATCATTATGGTAGACTTGGCTTACCAAAAGGATGTCCATATGACATG GTACCAGTTGCGTATAATAACAAGGTTCGAGAATTGGAGAGTCAAGGTTTAGAGGAAGACATACTCAACAAGAAATTGGAACTTCTCAGA GAATCATACACTATCATGTCATCGCCGGATGAAAGAAGAATGTATGACTGGAGCTTGTCCAGAGAAGATAACACAGAAACATACATTTGGCCATTTGAGGTTGATGTTTCAGTACTTCAAGAAGGAGATCCTCCACCACAG GAACCTGAGGATGTTGGACCCACCAGACTGGTTGGATACTTTCTAGCGGGATGGATACTGCTAGCATTTGTGTTATCAATTGGACTAAACTTATAG
- the LOC11428784 gene encoding mechanosensitive ion channel protein 10, whose translation MDGNNNNNKHQGGEVSMMEKKTEVVVAISNVGGDTHHHGQDHDHELKGVESSPRYSTKSPPLNCASPEIRFIPSPNKPPKVPATNESLTPRKTLVRSVFSKPKSRFGEQPYPIDGTLLEENVTSSNLQDQIAVTSPYKASRSPNNKHGTVYRTVSITSVVTPRTPLMTSPGPAGEDPDEIIYKKVEFSKGKRKRLTTKVLIELFVFVCITGSLLASLTVEELKRTEIWSLGLWRWCMLVMVTFCGMLVTKWFTHIVVFLIEMNFLLKKKVLYFVHGLKKCIQVFTWIALVLLTWVLLINRGVQRSKLATKILDGVTWTLVSLLIGTFLWVIKTLLLKILASSFHVKSFFDRIQESIFHQYVLQTLSGPPLMEEAEKVGGSQSTSHFSFRSTTSKGSTKKEVIDMAKLHKMKQEKVSSWTMKILVDAVMNSRLSTISNSLDESFYDVENEQNDKEITNEMEATAAAYYVFRNVAASPSCKDIDEDELRRFLIKEEVPLVFPLLAQAETGLITRKSLAAWVLKVYQERRALAHALSDTKTAVKQLNKLVTGVLVVVTIVVWLLLMEIATTKVLVFLSSQLVLAAFMFGNTCKNIFEAIIFVFVMHPFDVGDRCFIDGVELLVEEMNILTTVFLKLNNEKVYYPNSVLAIKPISNYYRSPNMGDSVEFSVDFTTSAEKIGSLNEKIKRYLERNPQYWHPSFSLAVKEIENVNKIKMGLYVTHTMNFQEFGEKTKRRSELVMEVKKIFEELNIRYYLIPQGVHLRHMEPDSSYLK comes from the exons ATGGatggtaataataataataataagcatcAAGGTGGTGAAGTGAGCATGATGGAGAAGAAAACAGAAGTGGTGGTGGCGATTTCAAATGTGGGTGGAGATACCCATCACCATGGCCAAGATCATGATCATGAGTTGAAAGGAGTTGAATCTTCACCTCGCTATTCTACAAAGTCACCACCTTTAAACTGTGCTTCCCCTGAAATAAGGTTCATCCCTAGCCCAAATAAGCCCCCAAAGGTTCCTGCTACAAATGAAAGCCTTACCCCAAGAAAAACTCTTGTTAGATCAGTGTTCTCTAAGCCCAAATCAAGATTTGGTGAACAACCTTACCCTATTGATGGAACCCTTTTAGAAGAGAATGTTACTTCTTCAAATTTGCAAGATCAGATAGCTGTTACTTCACCATATAAAGCATCACGTTCACCGAATAACAAACATGGAACAGTTTATAGAACCGTTTCGATTACTTCTGTCGTCACTCCTAGAACACCTTTGATGACATCTCCAGGTCCTGCTGGCGAGGATCCTGATGAAATCATTTACAAGAAAGTTGAATTTAGTAAAGGCAAGCGTAAGAGACTAACTACTAAGGTTTTGATCGAGTTGTTCGTGTTTGTGTGCATCACGGGTAGCTTGTTGGCTAGTTTAACAGTTGAGGAACTAAAAAGGACGGAGATTTGGAGTTTGGGGCTTTGGAGGTGGTGTATGCTTGTGATGGTGACATTTTGTGGCATGTTAGTTACCAAATGGTTCACGCACATTGTGGTTTTCTTGATTGAAATGAActttttattgaagaaaaaggTGCTTTATTTTGTTCATGGACTGAAGAAATGTATCCAGGTTTTCACTTGGATTGCTTTGGTTCTCCTCACTTGGGTGCTTTTAATCAATCGTGGAGTCCAGCGATCTAAATTGGCCACGAAGATTTTGGATGGTGTAACATGGACTCTTGTTTCCCTTCTCATTGGAACATTTTTGTGGGTCATAAAGACATTGTTGCTAAAGATTTTGGCATCGAGTTTCCATGTCAAATCTTTCTTTGATCGAATTCAAGAATCGATCTTCCATCAATATGTTCTGCAGACTCTCTCTGGGCCTCCACTAATGGAAGAGGCTGAGAAAGTCGGCGGATCTCAAAGCACTTCCCATTTTAGTTTCAGGAGTACAACCAGTAAAGGTAGCACAAAGAAAGAGGTTATTGATATGGCAAAGCTTCACAAGATGAAGCAAGAGAAAGTTTCTTCATGGACTATGAAGATTTTGGTAGATGCAGTGATGAACTCAAGGCTGTCCACAATCTCTAACTCTCTAGATGAAAGTTTTTATGATGTAGAAAACGAACAGAATGATAAAGAAATTACTAATGAGATGGAAGCAACTGCTGCTGCCTATTACGTTTTCAGGAATGTTGCTGCTTCCCCTAGCTGCAA GGACATCGACGAGGATGAACTCCGTAGGTTCTTGATTAAGGAAGAAGTTCCTTTGGTATTTCCCCTACTAGCACAGGCAGAAACAGGGCTGATTACTAGAAAATCTTTAGCAGCTTGGGTG TTGAAGGTATATCAAGAACGTAGAGCACTCGCACATGCCTTAAGTGACACTAAAACAGCGGTTAAACAATTAAACAAGCTTGTTACAGGGGTCCTAGTAGTGGTGACCATAGTAGTGTGGCTTCTTCTAATGGAGATTGCAACAACAAAAGTACTTGTATTCCTCTCATCACAGCTAGTACTTGCGGCTTTCATGTTTGGAAACACGTGCAAGAATATATTTGAAGCCATCATCTTCGTGTTTGTAATGCATCCATTTGATGTTGGCGATCGATGTTTTATAGATGGTGTTGAG CTATTGGTTGAAGAAATGAACATACTGACAACAGTATTCTTGAAACTTAATAATGAAAAGGTGTATTATCCAAACTCTGTCCTAGCCATAAAACCGATCAGCAATTATTACAGAAGCCCTAATATGGGTGACAGTGTAGAGTTCTCAGTTGATTTTACAACGTCAGCAGAGAAAATCGGATCACtgaatgaaaaaataaagag gTATTTGGAGAGGAATCCACAATACTGGCATCCTAGTTTCAGTTTGGCAGTGAAGGAGattgaaaatgtaaataagATTAAGATGGGTCTTTATGTTACTCACACAATGAACTTTCAAGAATTTGGGGAGAAGACTAAGCGGAGAAGTGAATTAGTGATGgaagtaaagaaaatatttgaagagCTCAATATCAGATACTACCTTATTCCGCAAGGTGTTCATCTCAGACACATGGAACCTGATTCAAGTTATCTCAAGTGA